The genomic segment GATCATCGGCGGCGCGTGGGAGTGGATGCGGCGGAACCCGGAAGGGTATCGGGACTGACGCCCCGATCCCCCGCCGGGGGGGCGAACGATCGGGCGTCTCATCGAAAGGCCACTCCATGGCCCGGAGAATCGGCTGTTTCTTTTCCGACGTCTGGCGGAGCGCGACCGATATGCGCTTCTACGGGACGGCGGCCGCCCTACCGTTCCGCTCCGCCTTCCTCCACCTCGTGAAAGTCTCCCTCGCGATCGGCTCGATGCTCGCGGTGATGCTCGCTGCGCAGCTCTTCTTCCTGAACAACGTCTGGCGCTGGTGCGCGGACAACCTCCCCGCCGTGACGGTCCTGAACGGGACGGCGAGCGCCGAGGTCGCCCAGCCGATGGTCATCGAGCACCGGTCGGGCGCGGGCGAGCCGTTCGCGGTGATCATCGACACGACCGGGGCGACGGAAGGCGTCGATCTGAAGTACCGCGCCGGCGTCCTCGTCAAGAAGCGGGGGGTCGTCTTCAGGGTCGGGGAGACGGTCTTCTCGCGCGACTATCTCGCGGACGCCTCGTTCACCATCGACCGCCGCTACTTCGAGAGTCTCGTCGTCCGGCGGCGGTGGATCGCCCTCCTCGCCGCGGGGGTCTATCCGGCCGCGCTCGCCGCCCTCTTCCTCCAGTCCGCCGCCGCGGCGGCCGTCGGCGTCTTCGCGTCGCGCCTCCGCGGCGCGGGGCTTCCGTTCCGGGCGGTGCTCCAGATGAGCTTCTACGCCGCCGCCTTGGCGGTCTGTTTCATCCTCGCCATCCTTCTCGTCGGCGTGCGCCTCGACCCGCGCGTCCTCCTCGGCGTCTACGCATTCGTGCACGTCGCGTTCCTCGTCGCCGCGGTGGTATCGGCGGAGGGAGGCGCCCGTGCCGCGTGATCCCCGGCGCATCCTCATCCTCTGCGCGCTGCCGCTCCTGATGCAGGCGTGCGGCGGGGAGCCGCCGCGGATACCGCTCCCGGTCGCGACGCTCAGGGTGAGAGGGCGCGAGATCAGGGCCGAGGTCGCCCGCGCGCCGCGGGAGATGTCGCGCGGCCTGATGTACCGCCGCACACTGGGCAAAGACTCCGGGATGCTCTTCTCGTACGCCTCCCCGCGCCCCCTGAGCTTCTGGATGAAGAACACGCGCATCCCCCTCGATATCGCGTTCCTCGACGGGGAGGGCAGGATCCTCCAGATCGAGCAGATGCGCCCGTACGACGAGCTCCGGCGGACCGTCTCGCGGGAGCCCGCCCGGTACGCGCTCGAGATGAACCGCGGCTGGTTCGCGGCGCACGGGGTGGGGGCGGGGGACGTCGTGGAGATCCCCGGCGAGGCGCGGATCGGCGCGCCCCATGGGGCGTCCTCCCCCGGCGGAATTCGCTAGGGTGTGCGATGCGATGAGAATCCTTTTCATGGGAACGCCTGGATTCGCGCTCCCTTCCCTCGACGCCCTCGCGGACGGAGGGCACGAGCTTGTCGCCGTGGCGACGCAGCCGGACCGCCCGCGCGGCAGGGGGCGCCTTGCCGCCGCGCCGCCGGTTAAGCGGCGCGCGATCGAGCGGGGGCTGCGCCTCCTCCAGCCCGCCTCCCCCGGCGAGGAGCGGTTCCTCGCCGAGGTGCGCGAGGCGGCCCCCGATCTGATCGCCGTGGTCGCGTACGGGAACTTTTTGCCGCAGGCGCTCT from the Chlamydiota bacterium genome contains:
- a CDS encoding DUF1189 family protein; translated protein: MARRIGCFFSDVWRSATDMRFYGTAAALPFRSAFLHLVKVSLAIGSMLAVMLAAQLFFLNNVWRWCADNLPAVTVLNGTASAEVAQPMVIEHRSGAGEPFAVIIDTTGATEGVDLKYRAGVLVKKRGVVFRVGETVFSRDYLADASFTIDRRYFESLVVRRRWIALLAAGVYPAALAALFLQSAAAAAVGVFASRLRGAGLPFRAVLQMSFYAAALAVCFILAILLVGVRLDPRVLLGVYAFVHVAFLVAAVVSAEGGARAA
- a CDS encoding DUF192 domain-containing protein; this encodes MPRDPRRILILCALPLLMQACGGEPPRIPLPVATLRVRGREIRAEVARAPREMSRGLMYRRTLGKDSGMLFSYASPRPLSFWMKNTRIPLDIAFLDGEGRILQIEQMRPYDELRRTVSREPARYALEMNRGWFAAHGVGAGDVVEIPGEARIGAPHGASSPGGIR